The nucleotide window GTAATAGAAAGTAGAAACAAATAACCATATGAACACATATGAAATGATTTAACCATATAATTCTGCAAAACGAACATCCAAGAGGGTCAATTCTAAAGAATAAACCGTGCAGTACCAATATTCTTAAGGTGGATAAAcccaataaaagaaaaaaaaaaacacaacatgAAGAATCTCTCAATTTAGTCATCTTTTGACCCACAAATTATGAAAACCTCAACTCACTTTTTAGGTACTCCGATCCTCATGAGAGCAACATAAGCAACAATCCGATAAAATACCAGCATTATAACTAAAGCAACAAACGAGGCCAATTGCCCATCGAGCCCAATATTCTTGATAGCCGGATAATCAGCAACCAAACAAGTTTGGTTACCACACTGATAAGTCTGGTCCTTCTTGTATTGTGATCCTAACAAGAGCTTGTAAGTATACAGACTGATCGATACGTACTTGATCCAGGATATAAAAACTGGAACATGTTGGACATAATATCCACCCGCCAATGTGAAGGATAGCATGATCACTGACCCTAAGGTGGTTGCTGATTTGAGGTCCATAACTAGTGCACCTAGAGCTAGTCCTAGCCCTTGAGCGACCAACACACTTAATAGAAGTGCGCACAACGCGTATAAGAAACTACCCAAATTCGGCTTGAGCCCAGACATCCAGTAGGTTACAATGCAAAAAAATGTGGGAAGAACAAGCTCCATTGGAAGATCACCTATTGTTCTTGACATGAAATAAGATGAGAGTCGATACATTCCTGATGATCTTTCTTTTGTAAGCATATCTCGTTCTTGAGGGAAAGTGAAAATTGCTTGAAATAATGGAAAAAAACCCCAAAATCCAGTGTAGAAAAACAACAATCCTGACTGCAAATTTTGATGTCAATACTGTATCAAAACTGCAAAACGAAAACCGAAAGTATCAAAACAATGAATTTGGCATACCTGATCTTGTAGGTGAGCTGTATCCGACTGCCACCATAGCAAACCGCAAAGAATTGAAATTATTACAACTTGAGCAATCTTGAGACCATCAAAAGATTCATGTCTCCTTTCTTTCAGGCCTCTTTTAAGCAAAATTGTGAACTGTTGCAACCAAGTTGTACTCCATGGTTCTGACTTCTTGAGTTCAAATGCATCATCAGCTTGTGCTTCAAATCCTTGGGTTTCAGCTTTCAGATTATCATCTAGTTTCAACTTATAAGCTGAGACTAACTTCCTTTTTACTGTAGCTTGATCTTCTTGATTGGAATCATCCGGCGATATACCTGATTTCCCATTTTTACAAAGTTCACAAAATTAGTTATTATGCAATAACATAAATATAATCGATCACATTTTTTGCAGCGCATACCATTTGCAAGATCAAGCAAAAAGTCTGAAGGATTCATAGCAACTAACGGTGAAAATCCAATACTGTTAAAATAAGACATAGCTTCTGATCCTTTTCCAAAAAACAAAGGATTCCCTTCTGATAGCAATAAAACCTTATGAAACATATAAAAGAGACGACTTGAAGGTTGATGAATTGTCATCACAATCGTTCGCCCTCCCTTTGCTAATTCCCATAAAGTTGAAACAATTCGTTGAGCAGTCGTCGAATCAAGCCCTGATGTTGGTTCATCCAAGAACAACAAACTAGGGTTTATAAGCATTTCTTGTCCAATACTAACTCTCTTTCGTTCCCCACCCGATATCCCTCTTAACGCCGGCCCACCAACAATACTGGTTTTGCATCTTGTCAACCCGAGTTGATCGATTACATCTTCCGCCTTAGCGATCTTCTGTTGACTAGTGAGACTATTAGGAAGCCGAAGAAGAGCTGTGAAAACTAGGGTTTCAGTAACTGTTAAGTGAGGATACAGAACATCATCTTGGGTAACAAAACCAGTGTTCCTTTTGATTATACTTGAAAACGGTTTGCCGTTGTAGGTAATAGTGCCACCGAGTTTGCCGCCTAGTCTGCCGCCTAGCGCTGTCACGAGAGTTGTTTTTCCACTGCCGGATGGGCCTAACATTGCCAACATTTCTCCTGGCAACACCATGCCTGTAACTCCCTTCAGTATTTGTTTTTCTATTGGATTGTCATTCTTGTTCTTCTTCAGACATCCTTGGTTTTTTATATTGATTTTGTAAACCACTTCTTGAAACTGTTTATAAGCATAACCAAACAGTAAATTGTTAAACAATGTATTTGATTTACGTTTCAAGAACTCTTTACAGCTACTAATAAAAATTGGATTAAAACTCTTTTATTATAGGAATTTAAATAATACAATTAAAGAatgtttcaagaaaacaaaaacCCTAAGATTAGAATAATATTCATGTTTTTTATATGTTCTTGATAATGACAAAATTAACAGCAAAAACAGGCCATGCATAACTCAGGTATTGTTTCTGCAAACAAAAACC belongs to Helianthus annuus cultivar XRQ/B chromosome 5, HanXRQr2.0-SUNRISE, whole genome shotgun sequence and includes:
- the LOC110941853 gene encoding ABC transporter G family member 9 gives rise to the protein MEAQMVDLEAQSSSPKLVFKKVDRPVVLKFQEVVYKINIKNQGCLKKNKNDNPIEKQILKGVTGMVLPGEMLAMLGPSGSGKTTLVTALGGRLGGKLGGTITYNGKPFSSIIKRNTGFVTQDDVLYPHLTVTETLVFTALLRLPNSLTSQQKIAKAEDVIDQLGLTRCKTSIVGGPALRGISGGERKRVSIGQEMLINPSLLFLDEPTSGLDSTTAQRIVSTLWELAKGGRTIVMTIHQPSSRLFYMFHKVLLLSEGNPLFFGKGSEAMSYFNSIGFSPLVAMNPSDFLLDLANGISPDDSNQEDQATVKRKLVSAYKLKLDDNLKAETQGFEAQADDAFELKKSEPWSTTWLQQFTILLKRGLKERRHESFDGLKIAQVVIISILCGLLWWQSDTAHLQDQSGLLFFYTGFWGFFPLFQAIFTFPQERDMLTKERSSGMYRLSSYFMSRTIGDLPMELVLPTFFCIVTYWMSGLKPNLGSFLYALCALLLSVLVAQGLGLALGALVMDLKSATTLGSVIMLSFTLAGGYYVQHVPVFISWIKYVSISLYTYKLLLGSQYKKDQTYQCGNQTCLVADYPAIKNIGLDGQLASFVALVIMLVFYRIVAYVALMRIGVPKK